The sequence TTAGATATTGGATATTTCATAGAAGTAAAATTACCCGCTATAGAATAATTTATATTCAATGTTGAATGCCTAGCTTTTTGGTATGAACTTTCTTCTAAAAATTTGAGAAGTGAGATTTTATCATCTAAATCTATTTTTTCCTCTGTTATGGTTTCTATAGGAATTAACGACAATGTATATGCTATCCCTTTTCCTTTTACTTTATACCATCTGTCTACAAATATCACAACTGGAGATTTTCGTCCTAATACTTTAATTGTATAATCGCTTGGAGGCTCTATTTTAAATTCTAATTCTACTTCATCTATCTCTATATCTAATGATGTATAAATAGGATGATATAAAATTTCAAGTCCCTTTTTATAACGATTTTGTGATTGAATTATAAAATTTCCTTTCCCATGTATATTCTTTATAATTCCATCTTCTTGTAATAAAGCTAAAGCTTGTCTAAGAGTCATTCTACTTACCTCCATCATCTTAGCTAACTCTGGCTCTGTTGGTAATTTCCCATTTTCTTCAAACTCTCCATCTTTTATAAGTTTAAATAATTTATCATAAACAGCCACACATTTAGGAAGCTTTTTACTTCCTTTTATGGCTTCTCTAATCTCTTCTATTGTCACTTTTCTCTTTCTCCCTTCAAATATATTATAATTCAATATTTAACACTATTGGGCAATGATCAGAACCTAAAATTTCGGTATGAATCTCTGCATCTCTCATATTTTCTTTTATTCTATCAGAAACTAAGAAATAATCTATTCTCCATCCAGCATTTTTAGCTCTAGCACTAAATCTATAAGACCACCACGAATAAATATCTGTCTTATCTGGATAAAAATATCTAAAACTATCTACAAAACCACTCTCTAAAAGTTTTGTCATTTTCTCTCTTTCCTCATCAGAGAAACCAGCATTTTTTCTATTAGTTTTTGGATTTTTTAAATCTATCTCTTTATGAGCAACATTTAAATCTCCACAAACTATTACAGGTTTTTTCTTATCTAATTCTAAAAGATAACTTTTAAAAGCCTCTTCCCATTTCATTCTATAATCTAATCTAGCTAATTTTTCTTGTGAATTAGGAGTATATACAGTTATCATATAAAATTTTTCAAATTCTAATGTGATTACTCTTCCCTCTTTGTCATGCTCCTCTATTCCTATTCCATAATGAACAGAGATAGGCTTCTCCTTTGTAAAAATAGCTGTTCCAGAATATCCTTTTTTCTCAGCATAATTCCAATATTGATAATATCCATCTAACTCTAATTCTATTTGTCCCTCTTGTAATTTTGTTTCTTGTAGACAAAATATATCTGCTTGTTGTTCTTTAAAGTAATCAAAAAAACCTTTACCTACACAAGCTCTTAATCCATTTACATTCCATGATATTAATTTCATAAGCTCTCCTTCTATTTAATTTATATATTACACTTATAATTATATCATATTTATATTTTTATGCAATTATTTTAGACAAAAAAAAGGACAACCTACTTGGTTGTCCTTAAGAAAATATTAGTTAAAACTATTTAACAGCGATAACTTCTATTTCAACTTTTACATCTTTTGGAAGTCTTGCTACTTCTACACAAGCTCTTGCTGGTTTTACATCCCCAAGATACTCATTGTATACTTCGTTGATAGCTGCGAAGTCGTTCATATCTTTGATGAATACTCCTGCTTTTACAACATCTTTCATTGAATATCCTGCTGCTTCAACTATTGCTTTTACATTTTCTAAAGATTGTCTTGTTTGCTCTTTTACATCTTCTGATACTAATGTCATTGTTGCAGGTACAAATGGTATTTGTCCTGATACAAATAGCATTCCATTAACCTCAATAGCTTGTGAATATGGACCTAAAGCAGCTGGTGCTTTATCTGTGTGAATTACTCTACTCATTTTCTATTCCTCCTACATCATGTTATCTATATGTGTAAATCTCTATATAAGAGAACTTTACCCTAATTAAATATTGTTCTATGGAGTAGTTTCCCTTCATTTTTTACTTTTAAAATCTCAGCTAAAATATCTATAGCTATTTCTTCAGGAGTACCATCTGAAAGATTTAATCCTATTGGTGCAAAGAGATTATCATTTATAGGGGCTATTCGTTCAAGATTTTTCTTTAAAGTTTCTATTTTCCTTTTACTTCCTATGACACCTATATATTTAGCTCCTCTATTCTTTACAAGATTTAAAACTTCTTCATCTAATAAGTGGCCTCTTGTTACTATTACTATATAAGTATTATCATCAATTCTCTCTTTTGTCAAGATATCTTTAAAATTTCCTAAGATTAGTTCAGGTATATCAAACTTTAATTCTTCTCTATCATCTATAATTTTCAGATCAAAATTTAGTGTTTTAGCTACTTTAAAAAGTTTTGCTCCAACATGTCCAGCACCACAAATTAATAATTTAGGAAAAGGAACAAAGACTTTAATAAATCCCTTCATTGTCCCTCCACAATTCATTTGTAATTCATCTGTAGTTGTAAGATTATATTCAAAACTTTCACTTTTACCTATCTCCAAAAGTTCTCTAGCTCTATTTATAATAACACTCTCTATTTTCCCACCACCAATGGTTCCTATTAGTTCATCTTTGAATACACCCATAATAGTCCCACTTTTTCTTGGTGTAGACCCTGTAGCCTCAGTTATAGTTACTAATGCTCCTCTCTTCCCTTGTGATAATTTTTCTTCTATCTTTTTTAAAATAATTAACTCCATATTGCACCTCTATATATTTTTCTTATTTTTTAGATATAAAATGGCTTCTAATACAGCTCCACCTATTGCCCTAGCTTTATCTGAAATAGTAAAACAATTAGCTTGTTCTTGCTCTCTTGGATCTATATCTGCAATTTTAAATTTTTCTGGTACTTCACATCCTTCTTTAATAACTCCTCTTAATACTCCATTTATAGTAGCTAATACATCTACTCCATCAACAGTGGCAATAACTTGATTTTTCTCTACCATATCACCTATTTTACAATTATGTCTTACTATTCCAGAACAAGGACTATATATTACTCTTTCTTTTCCTATACCATTTATAATTCCTGGGATTCCAGTATTTTCTATAGATTTACCTTCAAAAATAAGCTTTCCTAAATTATGTCCTCTCATAGTTTCAATTACAATGTCTACATCTTTTCCAGCAACAAATCCAGGTCCTAAAGCTATAGTGATAGGAGCCATTTCTTTAACTGTTCCACAATTTTTTTTTGCCAAAATTGCATCTATAACTGCAAAAGGTCTAAATTTCTCTATACTTTTTCCTTCTGGATCTATCAATACAGGTATTTTTTTTTCATTCCAACAGCTTTCTAATTCATTAAATGATCGACAAAACTTTGCACTAATTCCTTCTATTTTTGTTTCATTATCGTAAATAGCTTCACTAAATGAAACTTTTCTTCTTATAGAGGTAGGTTTTTCTATTTCTAGTATTAATACTTTAAATCCTACTCTATATAATTTCTGAATACTACCTGTGGCTATATCTCCACCACCTCTTACTATAACTAATTTTTTGTCTATAACTGACATTTCATCAACCTCACTTTATCTATTTCCTATTTTTAGCATAATCTAGTTTATAAAATATGTCAACTTTATTTTTTATAGAAATATTTTATTAAATATGTTATATTAAGAAAGTAAGAAAATATTTAGAAAAGAGGTAAAATGAAAGATAAATTAGGAAGAGTTATAGATTATCTGAGATTCTCTCTAACAGATAGATGTAATCTCAGATGTAAATATTGTATGGGAGATAAAGATATAGTTTTTCTTCCTAAAGATGAGTTATTGTCAGTTGAAGAGATAGGAAGAGTAACAAGGATATTTTCAGATTTAGGAATAAAAAAAGTTCGTATCACTGGGGGAGAACCATTAGTTAGAAGAAATTTTAGAGATATTATTGAAACTATAAATAATATTAAAACCATTGAAGAGATTAATATTACTACTAATGGAATTAGGTTAAGTGAGGAATTAGAGTTTTTAAAAGATAAAAAAATTCATAGTTTAAATATAAGCTTGGATACGTTGAAAAAAGATTTATTTAGAGAGATTACTGGTGGTGGAGATTTAGATAAGGTATTATTCTCTTTATATAGAGCTATAGAGCTAAAATTTAAAAGAATTAAACTCAATGTTGTCCTTGTTAGAGGAAAAAATGACAGTGAGATAATGGATTTTGTAAACTTGACAGAAAAGTATCCAATCGATATTAGATTTATTGAGCTTATGCCAATAGGACTGGGAAAAGAGTATGTTCCAATCTCAAATGATGAGGTTAAAGATATTATTTTAAAGGAGAAAAAGTTAACTCCATTTAATGAAAGAATAGGTTCGGG comes from Fusobacterium necrogenes and encodes:
- a CDS encoding GntR family transcriptional regulator, translated to MTIEEIREAIKGSKKLPKCVAVYDKLFKLIKDGEFEENGKLPTEPELAKMMEVSRMTLRQALALLQEDGIIKNIHGKGNFIIQSQNRYKKGLEILYHPIYTSLDIEIDEVELEFKIEPPSDYTIKVLGRKSPVVIFVDRWYKVKGKGIAYTLSLIPIETITEEKIDLDDKISLLKFLEESSYQKARHSTLNINYSIAGNFTSMKYPISKNDKSWLLEEILYVKSEYPIVHHKHYLPIENSHISIERKRANTF
- a CDS encoding exodeoxyribonuclease III, whose translation is MKLISWNVNGLRACVGKGFFDYFKEQQADIFCLQETKLQEGQIELELDGYYQYWNYAEKKGYSGTAIFTKEKPISVHYGIGIEEHDKEGRVITLEFEKFYMITVYTPNSQEKLARLDYRMKWEEAFKSYLLELDKKKPVIVCGDLNVAHKEIDLKNPKTNRKNAGFSDEEREKMTKLLESGFVDSFRYFYPDKTDIYSWWSYRFSARAKNAGWRIDYFLVSDRIKENMRDAEIHTEILGSDHCPIVLNIEL
- a CDS encoding RidA family protein, whose product is MSRVIHTDKAPAALGPYSQAIEVNGMLFVSGQIPFVPATMTLVSEDVKEQTRQSLENVKAIVEAAGYSMKDVVKAGVFIKDMNDFAAINEVYNEYLGDVKPARACVEVARLPKDVKVEIEVIAVK
- a CDS encoding XdhC family protein; translation: MELIILKKIEEKLSQGKRGALVTITEATGSTPRKSGTIMGVFKDELIGTIGGGKIESVIINRARELLEIGKSESFEYNLTTTDELQMNCGGTMKGFIKVFVPFPKLLICGAGHVGAKLFKVAKTLNFDLKIIDDREELKFDIPELILGNFKDILTKERIDDNTYIVIVTRGHLLDEEVLNLVKNRGAKYIGVIGSKRKIETLKKNLERIAPINDNLFAPIGLNLSDGTPEEIAIDILAEILKVKNEGKLLHRTIFN
- the yqeB gene encoding selenium-dependent molybdenum cofactor biosynthesis protein YqeB gives rise to the protein MSVIDKKLVIVRGGGDIATGSIQKLYRVGFKVLILEIEKPTSIRRKVSFSEAIYDNETKIEGISAKFCRSFNELESCWNEKKIPVLIDPEGKSIEKFRPFAVIDAILAKKNCGTVKEMAPITIALGPGFVAGKDVDIVIETMRGHNLGKLIFEGKSIENTGIPGIINGIGKERVIYSPCSGIVRHNCKIGDMVEKNQVIATVDGVDVLATINGVLRGVIKEGCEVPEKFKIADIDPREQEQANCFTISDKARAIGGAVLEAILYLKNKKNI
- the moaA gene encoding GTP 3',8-cyclase MoaA → MKDKLGRVIDYLRFSLTDRCNLRCKYCMGDKDIVFLPKDELLSVEEIGRVTRIFSDLGIKKVRITGGEPLVRRNFRDIIETINNIKTIEEINITTNGIRLSEELEFLKDKKIHSLNISLDTLKKDLFREITGGGDLDKVLFSLYRAIELKFKRIKLNVVLVRGKNDSEIMDFVNLTEKYPIDIRFIELMPIGLGKEYVPISNDEVKDIILKEKKLTPFNERIGSGPATYYKTEKGIGCVGFITPISHNFCEKCNRVRVTPEGFLKLCLHWNDGLNLKELLRAGVSDEVIKEKIQLTIDSKPDRHKMEKKDDENFDKRYMNEIGG